A genomic segment from Dasypus novemcinctus isolate mDasNov1 chromosome X, mDasNov1.1.hap2, whole genome shotgun sequence encodes:
- the SPIN4 gene encoding spindlin-4, with protein MSPPTVPPMGVDGVSAYLMKKRHTHRKQRRKPTFLSRRNIVGCRIQHGWKEGNEPVEQWKGTVLEQISVKPTLYIIKYDGKDSVYGLELHRDKRVLALEILPERVPTPHIDSRLADSLIGKAVGHIFESEQGTNVEWKGMVLARAPVMDTWFYITYEKDPVLYMYTLLDDYKDGDLRIIPDSNYYFLTAEREPGEVVDSLVGKQVEHAKDDGSKRTGIFIHQVVAKPSIYFIKFDDDIHIYVYGLVKNP; from the coding sequence ATGTCGCCCCCGACAGTGCCTCCGATGGGCGTAGATGGTGTGTCTGCTTACCTGATGAAGAAAAGGCACACGCACAGAAAGCAGCGGCGCAAGCCCACTTTCCTCTCCCGTAGGAACATCGTGGGCTGTCGCATTCAACACGGCTGGAAGGAAGGAAACGAGCCTGTGGAGCAGTGGAAGGGCACAGTGCTTGAGCAGATTTCCGTGAAACCCACCCTCTACATCATCAAATACGATGGCAAAGATAGTGTGTACGGACTAGAACTGCACAGAGATAAGAGAGTTCTGGCGCTAGAGATCCTTCCTGAGAGAGTGCCAACTCCTCACATAGATTCGCGCCTGGCAGATTCCCTGATTGGTAAGGCAGTGGGGCATATATTTGAGAGCGAACAGGGCACCAACGTTGAATGGAAGGGCATGGTACTGGCGCGAGCCCcggtgatggacacttggttttaCATCACATATGAGAAAGATCCAGTCCTGTACATGTACACGCTCCTGGATGACTACAAAGATGGTGATCTGCGCATCATTCCAGATTCCAACTACTACTTCCTTACGGCAGAACGGGAGCCAGGAGAGGTTGTCGATAGCCTCGTGGGCAAACAGGTGGAGCACGCCAAAGATGACGGGTCCAAAAGAACCGGGATTTTCATACATCAAGTGGTGGCAAAGCCATCTATCTACTTCATTAAGTTTGATGATGATATTCACATTTATGTCTATGGTTTGGTGAAAAACCCCTAA